One stretch of Pseudomonas fluorescens Q2-87 DNA includes these proteins:
- the dgcA gene encoding dimethylglycine demethylation protein DgcA — protein sequence MAFEAMFQPIQIGKLTIRNRVLSTAHAEVYATDGGMTTDRYVKYYEEKAKGGIGLAICGGSSVVAIDSPQEWWSSVNLSTDRIIPHFQNLADAMHKHGAKIMIQITHMGRRSRWDGFNWPTLMSPSGVREPVHRATCKTIEPEEIWRVIGNYASAAKRAKAGGLDGVELSAVHQHMIDQFWSPRVNKRTDEWGGSFEGRMKFGLEVLKAVRAEVGDDFCVGMRLCGDEFHPDGLSHEDMKQIAKYYDDTGMLDFIGVVGSGCDTHNTLANVIPNMSYPPEPFLHLAAGIKEVVKVPVLHAQNIKDPNQATRILEGGYVDMVGMTRAHIADPHLIAKIKMGQIDQIKQCVGANYCIDRQYQGLDVLCIQNAATSREYMGVPHIIEKSTGPKRKVVVVGAGPAGMEAARVAAERGHEVTLFEKKEFIGGQITTASKAPQRDQIAGITRWFQLELARLKVDLRLGVAADAATIMDLRPDVVVLAVGGHPFLEQNEHWGAAEGLVVSSWDVLDGKVAPGKNVLVYDTICEFTGMSVADFLADKGSQVEIVTDDIKPGVAIGGTSFPTYYRSMYPKEVIMTGDMMLEKVYREGDKLVAVLENEYTGAKEERVVDQVVVENGVRPDEEIYYALKEGSRNKGQIDVEALFAIKPQPCLEQSGDGYLLFRIGDCVAQRNTHAAIYDALRLCKDF from the coding sequence ATGGCTTTTGAAGCAATGTTCCAGCCGATCCAGATCGGCAAACTGACCATCCGTAACCGCGTGCTCAGCACCGCCCACGCCGAGGTCTATGCCACCGACGGCGGGATGACCACCGACCGGTACGTGAAGTATTACGAAGAGAAGGCCAAGGGTGGCATCGGCCTGGCCATTTGCGGGGGCTCGTCGGTGGTTGCCATCGACAGCCCGCAGGAATGGTGGAGCTCGGTGAACCTGTCCACCGACCGCATCATCCCGCACTTCCAGAACCTGGCCGATGCCATGCACAAGCATGGCGCCAAGATCATGATCCAGATTACCCACATGGGCCGTCGCTCGCGCTGGGACGGCTTCAACTGGCCGACCTTGATGTCGCCGTCCGGCGTGCGTGAGCCGGTGCATCGCGCCACCTGCAAGACCATCGAGCCGGAAGAAATCTGGCGGGTGATCGGCAACTACGCCAGCGCCGCCAAGCGGGCCAAGGCCGGTGGCCTGGACGGCGTCGAGCTGTCCGCCGTGCACCAGCACATGATCGACCAGTTCTGGAGCCCGCGGGTCAACAAGCGTACCGACGAATGGGGCGGCAGCTTCGAAGGCCGGATGAAATTCGGCCTGGAAGTGCTCAAGGCCGTGCGCGCCGAAGTGGGTGACGATTTCTGCGTGGGCATGCGCCTGTGCGGTGACGAATTCCACCCGGACGGCTTGTCCCACGAGGACATGAAGCAGATCGCCAAGTACTACGACGACACCGGCATGCTGGATTTCATCGGCGTGGTGGGCTCGGGTTGCGACACCCACAACACCCTGGCCAACGTTATCCCGAACATGAGTTATCCACCGGAGCCGTTCCTGCACTTGGCCGCCGGTATCAAGGAAGTGGTCAAGGTCCCGGTGCTGCACGCGCAGAACATCAAGGACCCGAACCAGGCCACGCGGATCCTCGAGGGCGGTTACGTCGACATGGTCGGCATGACTCGTGCGCACATCGCCGACCCGCACCTGATCGCCAAGATCAAGATGGGCCAGATCGACCAGATCAAGCAGTGCGTCGGCGCCAACTACTGCATCGACCGTCAGTACCAGGGCCTGGACGTGCTGTGCATCCAGAACGCCGCGACGTCCCGTGAATACATGGGCGTGCCGCACATCATCGAGAAGTCCACCGGGCCGAAACGCAAGGTGGTGGTCGTGGGTGCCGGCCCGGCCGGGATGGAAGCAGCACGCGTGGCCGCCGAACGTGGGCACGAGGTGACCCTGTTCGAGAAGAAAGAATTCATCGGTGGGCAGATCACCACGGCCTCGAAAGCCCCGCAACGGGACCAGATCGCCGGTATCACCCGCTGGTTCCAGCTGGAGCTGGCGCGGCTGAAAGTCGACCTGCGCCTGGGCGTGGCGGCGGATGCGGCGACCATCATGGACTTGCGTCCGGACGTGGTGGTGCTGGCCGTCGGCGGGCATCCGTTCCTGGAGCAGAACGAGCACTGGGGCGCCGCCGAAGGGCTGGTGGTCAGCAGCTGGGACGTGCTCGACGGCAAGGTTGCACCGGGCAAGAACGTGTTGGTCTACGACACCATCTGCGAATTCACCGGTATGTCGGTGGCCGATTTCCTCGCCGACAAGGGCAGCCAGGTCGAGATCGTCACCGACGACATCAAGCCGGGCGTGGCGATTGGCGGGACCTCGTTCCCTACCTATTACCGCAGCATGTACCCCAAGGAAGTGATCATGACCGGGGACATGATGCTGGAGAAGGTCTACCGCGAAGGCGACAAGCTGGTGGCGGTGCTGGAGAACGAATACACCGGGGCCAAGGAAGAACGCGTGGTCGACCAGGTTGTGGTGGAGAACGGTGTGCGGCCGGACGAAGAAATCTACTACGCACTCAAGGAAGGTTCGCGCAACAAGGGCCAGATCGACGTCGAAGCCCTGTTCGCGATCAAGCCCCAACCGTGCCTGGAGCAGAGCGGTGATGGCTACCTGCTGTTCCGCATCGGCGACTGCGTGGCCCAGCGTAATACCCACGCGGCCATCTACGACGCCCTGCGGTTGTGCAAGGATTTCTAA
- a CDS encoding choline ABC transporter substrate-binding protein, giving the protein MKRLISYCVLALSGTTLLNGAALAAEPAACQNVRLGVVNWTDVIATSALTQVMLDGLGYKTKQTSASQQIIFAGIRDQRLDLFLGYWNPLMTQTITPFVEAKQVKVLTEPSLKDARATLAVPTYLADKGLKTFADIAKFEKELGGKIYGIEPGSGANTQIKAMIAKNQFGLGKFQLVESSEAGMLAAVDRAVRRKEAVVFFGWAPHPMNVNVQMTYLTGSEDALGPNEGMATVWTVTAPDYAQQCPNVGRLLSNLTFTADDESRMMQPLLDHKDPLESARQWLKDHPQDKQRWLEGVTTFDGKPAADNLKLTSN; this is encoded by the coding sequence ATGAAACGATTGATCAGCTACTGCGTTCTTGCCCTGAGCGGTACCACTTTGTTGAATGGCGCCGCCCTGGCAGCCGAGCCCGCCGCGTGCCAGAACGTGCGCCTGGGCGTGGTCAACTGGACCGACGTCATCGCCACCAGCGCCCTGACCCAGGTGATGCTCGATGGCCTCGGCTACAAGACCAAACAGACCAGCGCCTCCCAGCAAATCATCTTTGCCGGCATCCGCGACCAGCGCCTGGACCTGTTCCTCGGCTACTGGAATCCGCTGATGACCCAGACCATCACCCCGTTCGTCGAGGCCAAGCAGGTCAAAGTGCTGACGGAGCCAAGCCTCAAGGATGCGCGCGCCACCCTGGCCGTGCCCACCTACCTGGCCGACAAGGGCCTGAAGACGTTCGCCGACATCGCCAAGTTCGAAAAAGAACTGGGCGGCAAGATCTATGGCATCGAGCCAGGCTCCGGCGCCAACACCCAGATCAAGGCGATGATCGCCAAGAACCAGTTCGGTCTGGGCAAATTCCAACTGGTCGAGTCCAGCGAGGCCGGCATGCTCGCCGCTGTGGACCGCGCCGTGCGGCGCAAGGAAGCCGTGGTGTTCTTTGGCTGGGCACCGCACCCGATGAACGTCAATGTGCAAATGACCTACCTCACCGGCAGCGAAGACGCCCTCGGTCCGAACGAAGGCATGGCCACCGTGTGGACCGTCACCGCTCCGGACTATGCCCAGCAATGCCCGAACGTCGGGCGGTTGTTGAGCAACCTGACATTCACCGCCGATGACGAGAGCCGGATGATGCAGCCACTGCTCGATCACAAGGACCCGCTCGAATCGGCCCGGCAATGGCTCAAGGATCACCCGCAAGACAAACAGCGTTGGCTCGAAGGCGTAACCACCTTCGACGGCAAGCCGGCCGCCGACAACCTGAAACTGACCAGCAACTGA
- a CDS encoding lysozyme inhibitor LprI family protein: MKSLFLALALISTVAHATEDTEQNPCDAVENDVQTLACSAYGKTAAEQLLNENLQSLNERLQTRYASDKAQLNDITAKIKAAQQLWLKQREADCAIAAFPAKPGSEAYKIAENDCMAQVSDDRSEFLESIGQE, translated from the coding sequence ATGAAATCACTTTTCCTGGCTTTGGCATTGATCAGCACCGTGGCCCACGCCACCGAAGACACCGAACAAAACCCCTGCGACGCGGTGGAAAACGACGTCCAGACCCTGGCCTGCTCGGCCTATGGCAAGACCGCCGCCGAACAACTGCTCAATGAGAACCTGCAAAGCCTCAACGAACGCCTGCAAACCCGCTACGCCAGCGACAAGGCGCAACTCAACGACATCACCGCCAAGATCAAGGCCGCCCAGCAACTGTGGCTAAAACAGCGCGAAGCCGACTGCGCCATCGCCGCCTTCCCGGCCAAACCCGGCAGCGAAGCCTACAAAATCGCCGAAAACGACTGCATGGCCCAGGTGAGCGATGATCGGTCGGAGTTTTTGGAGTCGATTGGGCAGGAGTAA
- a CDS encoding 3-keto-5-aminohexanoate cleavage protein, which produces MNHDVIITCALTGAGDTTAKSPHVPVTPKQIAEAAVEAAKAGATVVHCHVRDPQTGKFSRDVTLYREVMERIREADVDIIVNLTAGMGGDLEIGAGERPMEFGPNTDLVGPLTRLAHVEALLPEICTLDCGTLNFGDGDTIYVSTPTQLRAGAKRITELGVKAELEIFDTGHLWFAKQLIKEGLLDNPLFQLCLGIPWGAPADTTTMKAMVDNLPADAVWAGFGIGRMQMPMAAQAVLLGGNVRVGLEDNLWLDKGVLATNGQLVERAGEILNRLGARVLTPAEGRKKMGLTKRS; this is translated from the coding sequence ATGAACCACGACGTCATCATCACCTGCGCACTCACCGGTGCTGGCGACACGACCGCCAAGAGCCCCCACGTGCCGGTCACCCCGAAACAGATCGCCGAGGCCGCCGTCGAGGCCGCCAAGGCCGGAGCCACGGTGGTCCACTGCCATGTTCGCGACCCGCAGACCGGCAAGTTCAGCCGGGACGTGACGCTGTACCGCGAAGTGATGGAACGCATCCGTGAGGCAGACGTGGACATCATCGTCAATCTCACCGCCGGCATGGGCGGCGACCTGGAGATCGGTGCCGGTGAACGGCCGATGGAGTTCGGCCCCAACACCGACCTCGTGGGCCCGCTGACCCGCCTGGCCCACGTCGAAGCGCTACTGCCGGAGATTTGCACGCTGGATTGCGGCACCCTGAACTTCGGCGATGGCGACACCATTTATGTGTCCACCCCGACGCAACTGCGAGCCGGCGCCAAGCGCATCACCGAGCTGGGGGTCAAGGCCGAGCTGGAAATCTTCGACACCGGCCATCTGTGGTTCGCCAAGCAACTGATCAAGGAAGGCCTGCTGGACAACCCGCTGTTCCAGCTCTGCCTGGGCATCCCATGGGGCGCACCGGCCGACACCACGACGATGAAAGCCATGGTCGACAACCTGCCGGCCGACGCGGTGTGGGCCGGCTTCGGCATTGGCCGCATGCAAATGCCGATGGCGGCCCAGGCCGTGTTGCTGGGCGGCAACGTGCGGGTCGGCCTGGAAGATAACTTGTGGCTGGACAAAGGCGTGCTCGCCACGAATGGCCAGTTGGTGGAACGCGCCGGAGAAATTCTCAATCGCCTCGGTGCCCGCGTGCTGACGCCCGCAGAGGGTCGCAAGAAAATGGGCCTGACCAAACGCAGCTAA
- a CDS encoding dipeptidase has translation MSPAELHADSIVIDGLIIAKWNRELFEDMRKGGLTAANCTVSVWEGFQATINNIVASQKLIRENSDLVIPVKTTADIRRAKEQGKTGIIFGFQNAHAFEDQLGYVEIFKQLGVGVVQMCYNTQNLVGTGCYERDGGLSGFGREIVAEMNRVGVMCDLSHVGSKTSEEVILESKKPVCYSHCLPSGLKEHPRNKSDEELKFIADHGGFVGVTMFAPFLAKGIDSTIDDYAEAIEYTMNIVGEDAIGIGTDFTQGHGQDFFEMLTHDKGYARRLTSFGKIINPLGIRTVGEFPNLTETLLKRGHPERVVRKIMGENWVSVLKDVWGE, from the coding sequence ATGAGCCCAGCCGAATTGCACGCCGACAGCATCGTTATCGACGGGCTGATCATTGCCAAGTGGAACCGTGAACTGTTCGAAGATATGCGCAAGGGTGGGCTGACCGCCGCCAACTGCACCGTGTCGGTGTGGGAAGGCTTCCAGGCGACCATCAACAATATCGTCGCCAGCCAGAAGCTGATCCGCGAGAACAGCGACCTGGTGATCCCGGTGAAAACCACCGCCGATATCCGCCGCGCCAAGGAACAGGGCAAGACCGGCATCATCTTCGGCTTCCAGAACGCCCACGCGTTCGAAGACCAACTCGGCTACGTCGAGATCTTCAAGCAGCTTGGCGTTGGCGTGGTGCAGATGTGCTACAACACCCAGAACCTGGTGGGCACCGGTTGCTATGAGCGTGACGGTGGCCTGTCGGGCTTCGGTCGCGAAATCGTTGCCGAGATGAACCGGGTCGGCGTCATGTGCGACCTCTCCCATGTCGGTTCCAAGACTTCCGAAGAAGTCATCCTCGAATCGAAGAAACCGGTCTGCTATTCCCACTGCCTGCCGTCCGGCCTGAAAGAACATCCGCGCAACAAGTCCGATGAAGAGCTGAAGTTCATCGCCGACCACGGCGGCTTTGTCGGCGTGACCATGTTCGCGCCGTTCCTGGCCAAGGGCATCGATTCGACCATCGACGACTACGCCGAAGCCATCGAATACACCATGAACATCGTCGGCGAAGACGCCATCGGCATCGGCACCGACTTCACCCAGGGCCACGGCCAGGACTTCTTCGAAATGCTGACCCACGACAAGGGCTATGCCCGTCGTCTGACCAGCTTCGGCAAGATCATCAACCCCCTGGGCATCCGCACCGTGGGCGAGTTCCCGAACCTCACCGAAACGCTGCTCAAGCGCGGCCATCCAGAGCGGGTGGTGCGCAAGATCATGGGTGAAAACTGGGTAAGCGTCCTGAAAGACGTCTGGGGCGAATGA
- a CDS encoding alginate lyase family protein, with product MKRNIWLFFVLLLVSRLVQANLAHPGILVDFKQLQYVKENIHREPWRSAYEKALQDPLGDRNYEPTPWTTVECGSYSNPNNGCSDETRDARAAYTQALLWRLSGDPRYAENVRKILNAWADTLIGGHTNSNGPLQAAWTAALFTRAAEIVKYSYDGWPQPEKDKVTRLFARQYYPDVLRAFSGSYSCYNKNWHASAIEAMFNIAVFNKKQAWLDDAVAKWRGLVPSYIYLSSDGARPKNAPWCSRSNAQVNAHWSSPEVYVEGLSQESCRDFEHAAYGLAAIINVAESARLQGIDLYGDQTSQAALRIAAAMELHSAYQNGDQAKLCKSYDGYRNDTVGTFEIGFNHYALRQGASLPQTSLFLQKHRPVKGKFHYLWETLTHGSTGIIP from the coding sequence ATGAAGAGAAATATTTGGCTTTTTTTTGTATTGCTATTAGTTAGTCGTTTGGTACAAGCAAATCTCGCCCATCCTGGAATTCTGGTGGACTTCAAGCAATTACAGTACGTGAAGGAAAATATACATCGAGAGCCTTGGAGGAGCGCTTATGAAAAAGCCCTGCAAGACCCCTTGGGCGATAGAAATTACGAGCCGACGCCTTGGACGACGGTAGAGTGTGGCTCGTATTCCAATCCCAATAACGGCTGTTCGGACGAGACCAGAGACGCCCGGGCAGCCTACACGCAGGCTTTATTATGGCGGCTGAGCGGTGACCCTCGGTATGCAGAGAATGTACGAAAAATCCTCAATGCTTGGGCCGACACACTGATCGGTGGTCACACCAATAGTAATGGTCCCTTGCAAGCTGCATGGACGGCAGCGTTGTTTACCAGAGCCGCTGAAATTGTCAAATATTCCTACGATGGTTGGCCCCAGCCGGAAAAAGACAAAGTGACCAGGTTATTTGCCAGGCAGTATTATCCTGACGTGCTGCGTGCTTTTTCCGGGAGTTATAGTTGCTATAACAAGAACTGGCATGCAAGTGCCATTGAAGCAATGTTTAATATTGCTGTATTCAATAAAAAACAGGCGTGGTTGGATGACGCCGTTGCGAAGTGGCGTGGCCTTGTTCCGTCCTATATTTATCTCTCCTCCGATGGCGCACGTCCGAAGAATGCTCCGTGGTGCTCGCGTAGCAACGCACAAGTTAATGCGCACTGGAGTAGCCCTGAAGTCTACGTGGAAGGTTTGTCGCAAGAAAGTTGCCGGGACTTTGAGCATGCGGCTTATGGTCTGGCGGCAATAATCAACGTTGCGGAGAGCGCACGTTTACAAGGGATTGATTTATATGGGGATCAAACCAGCCAGGCCGCGTTACGCATTGCGGCGGCGATGGAGTTGCACAGTGCCTATCAAAATGGTGATCAGGCAAAACTATGCAAGTCCTATGATGGATACAGGAACGATACGGTCGGCACGTTCGAAATAGGATTCAATCACTACGCGTTGCGTCAAGGCGCTTCCCTGCCGCAGACGTCGCTGTTCCTGCAAAAGCACCGCCCAGTCAAAGGAAAATTTCATTACCTTTGGGAAACGCTGACCCATGGATCCACGGGGATCATCCCATAG
- a CDS encoding 4-vinyl reductase, with protein sequence MAKIAPQLPIEVDSETGVWTSDALPMLYVPRHFFVNNHMGIEEVLGADAYAEILYKAGYKSAWHWCEKEAECHGLEGVAVFEHYMKRLSQRGWGLFKIQDIDLDKGTASVKLEHSAFVYVYGKVGRKVDYMFTGWFAGAMDQILAARGSKIRTVAEQVYGGSEEGHDDGLFIVKPL encoded by the coding sequence ATGGCCAAGATCGCCCCGCAACTGCCTATCGAAGTCGACAGCGAAACCGGTGTCTGGACCTCCGACGCCCTGCCGATGCTCTACGTGCCGCGTCACTTCTTCGTCAACAACCACATGGGCATCGAGGAAGTGCTGGGCGCCGACGCCTACGCCGAGATTCTCTACAAGGCTGGCTACAAGTCCGCCTGGCACTGGTGTGAAAAAGAAGCCGAATGCCACGGCCTGGAAGGCGTCGCGGTGTTCGAGCACTACATGAAGCGCCTGTCGCAACGCGGCTGGGGCCTGTTCAAAATCCAGGACATCGACCTCGACAAAGGCACCGCCAGCGTCAAGCTCGAGCACTCGGCGTTCGTCTATGTTTACGGCAAGGTCGGGCGCAAGGTCGACTATATGTTCACCGGCTGGTTTGCCGGCGCCATGGACCAGATCCTCGCCGCTCGCGGCAGCAAGATCCGCACTGTGGCCGAGCAGGTCTACGGCGGTTCCGAAGAAGGCCACGACGACGGCCTGTTCATCGTCAAGCCGTTGTAA
- a CDS encoding GlxA family transcriptional regulator, which yields MSQDFYFLLMPGFSAIGFISAIEPLRVANRFRGELYRWHVLSADGGAVLASNGMSVNADAALEPLKKGATLWVVAGFEPLKFATPALERWLHRLDNEGVSLGGIDTGSVVLAEAGLLEGHRVTLHWEAIEAFKESYPQLSVTQELFEIDRRRITCAGGTASIDLMLDLIGQAHGPELAIQVSEQFVLGRIRPRKDHQRMEIASRYGIRNKKLVHVIGEMETHSEPPLSTLALAESISVTRRQLERLFRLHLNDTPSNFYLRLRLEKARQLLRQTDMSVLEVSIACGFESPSYFTRSYRARFERCPREDRRRQLV from the coding sequence ATGTCCCAGGATTTCTACTTCTTGTTGATGCCGGGTTTCTCGGCCATCGGTTTCATTTCGGCTATCGAGCCGTTGCGGGTCGCCAATCGTTTTCGCGGCGAGCTGTACCGCTGGCATGTGTTGAGTGCCGATGGTGGAGCGGTGCTGGCGAGCAACGGTATGTCGGTCAACGCCGATGCCGCGCTGGAGCCACTGAAAAAGGGCGCGACCCTTTGGGTGGTGGCGGGGTTCGAACCGCTGAAGTTCGCCACCCCGGCATTGGAGCGCTGGCTGCATCGGCTGGACAACGAAGGCGTGAGCCTGGGCGGTATCGACACGGGCAGTGTGGTCCTGGCCGAAGCGGGTCTGCTGGAAGGGCATCGCGTGACCCTGCACTGGGAAGCGATCGAGGCGTTCAAAGAGTCTTATCCACAGCTCAGCGTGACCCAGGAATTGTTCGAAATCGACCGTCGCCGTATCACCTGCGCCGGCGGCACCGCTTCCATCGACCTGATGCTCGACCTGATCGGCCAGGCCCACGGTCCCGAGCTGGCGATTCAAGTGAGCGAGCAATTCGTGCTTGGCCGCATTCGCCCGCGCAAAGACCATCAGCGCATGGAAATCGCCAGTCGCTACGGCATTCGCAACAAGAAACTGGTGCATGTCATCGGCGAGATGGAAACCCACAGCGAACCGCCCCTGAGCACTTTGGCCCTGGCCGAATCCATCAGCGTCACACGTCGCCAGCTCGAAAGGCTGTTCCGCCTGCACTTGAACGACACCCCGAGCAACTTCTACCTGCGCTTGCGCCTGGAAAAGGCCCGGCAACTGCTGCGCCAGACCGACATGAGCGTGTTGGAAGTGAGCATTGCCTGCGGTTTCGAATCACCGTCGTACTTCACCCGCAGTTACCGGGCACGGTTCGAACGCTGCCCGCGGGAGGATCGGCGGCGGCAGTTGGTTTGA
- the dgcB gene encoding dimethylglycine demethylation protein DgcB, which yields MLNTLLPILLFAALGLAVLGALRRVNMWRRGRPAKVDLIGGLFAMPKRYMVDLHHVVARDKYIANTHVATAGGFVLAAVLAILVHGFGLQNRILGYALLFATLLMFSGAIFIALRRRNPPARLSKGPWMRLPKSLFAFSISFFLVTLPVAGILPADFGGWVLVTLLGLGVLWGVSEMFFGMTWGGPMKHAFAGALHLAWHRRAERFGGGRSTGLKPLDLNDPAAPLGVEKPKDFTWNQLLGFDACVQCGKCEAACPAFAAGQPLNPKKLIQDMVVGLAGGTDAKFAGSPYPGKAVGEHSGNPHQPIVNGLVDAETLWSCTTCRACVEECPMMIEHVDAIVDMRRHLTLEKGATPNKGAEVLENLIATDNPGGFAPGGRMNWAADLNLNLLSEKKSTDVLFWVGDGAFDMRNQRTLRAFVKVLKAAKIDFAVLGLEERDSGDVARRLGDEATFQLLAKRNIQTLAKYSFNRIVTCDPHSFHVLKNEYGAFDGNYRVQHHSTYMAEIIEAGGLNLGQHKGDSVTYHDPCYLGRYNGEYEAPRQVLRALGIEVKEMQRSGFRSRCCGGGGGAPITDIPGKQRIPDMRMEDIRETGAELVAVGCPQCTAMLEGVVEPRPLIKDIAELVADALLEDTAPSKPVTPAKREPAEVH from the coding sequence ATGTTGAACACCCTTCTCCCCATCCTGCTGTTTGCTGCCCTGGGCCTCGCGGTCCTTGGCGCCTTGCGGCGGGTGAACATGTGGCGCCGGGGCCGACCGGCCAAGGTCGACCTGATCGGCGGTCTCTTCGCCATGCCCAAGCGCTACATGGTGGATTTGCACCATGTGGTCGCGCGGGACAAGTACATCGCCAACACCCACGTCGCCACGGCGGGTGGTTTTGTGCTGGCGGCAGTGCTGGCAATCCTGGTGCACGGCTTCGGCCTGCAGAACCGCATCCTGGGCTATGCATTGTTGTTCGCCACCCTGCTGATGTTCAGCGGTGCGATCTTCATTGCCCTGCGTCGCCGCAATCCACCGGCACGGCTGTCGAAAGGCCCCTGGATGCGTCTGCCCAAGAGCCTGTTCGCGTTTTCCATCAGCTTCTTCCTGGTGACCTTGCCGGTGGCCGGGATCCTGCCGGCGGACTTCGGCGGTTGGGTGTTGGTGACATTGCTGGGCCTGGGCGTGCTGTGGGGCGTGTCGGAAATGTTCTTCGGCATGACCTGGGGCGGGCCGATGAAGCATGCCTTCGCCGGTGCCCTGCACCTGGCCTGGCATCGCCGCGCCGAGCGCTTTGGCGGCGGCCGTTCCACGGGCCTCAAGCCGCTGGACCTGAACGATCCGGCGGCGCCGCTGGGCGTTGAGAAACCCAAGGATTTCACTTGGAACCAACTGCTCGGTTTCGATGCTTGCGTGCAGTGTGGCAAGTGCGAAGCCGCTTGCCCGGCCTTCGCCGCCGGCCAGCCGCTGAACCCGAAAAAACTCATCCAGGACATGGTCGTTGGCCTGGCCGGCGGCACCGACGCGAAGTTTGCCGGCAGTCCGTACCCTGGCAAGGCGGTGGGCGAACACAGCGGTAATCCGCATCAGCCAATCGTCAACGGCCTGGTGGACGCCGAGACGCTGTGGTCCTGCACCACCTGCCGGGCGTGCGTCGAGGAATGTCCGATGATGATCGAGCACGTCGATGCCATCGTCGACATGCGTCGCCACCTGACCCTGGAAAAAGGCGCCACGCCGAACAAGGGCGCCGAGGTGCTGGAAAACCTCATCGCCACCGACAACCCGGGCGGCTTTGCCCCGGGTGGGCGGATGAACTGGGCGGCGGACCTGAACCTGAACCTGCTCAGCGAGAAGAAATCCACCGACGTGCTGTTCTGGGTCGGCGACGGCGCCTTCGACATGCGTAACCAACGCACCCTGCGCGCGTTCGTCAAAGTGCTCAAGGCGGCGAAAATCGACTTCGCCGTGCTCGGCCTCGAAGAGCGTGACAGCGGTGACGTGGCTCGCCGCCTGGGCGATGAAGCGACGTTCCAACTGTTGGCCAAGCGCAACATCCAGACCCTGGCCAAATACAGTTTCAACCGCATCGTCACCTGCGATCCCCACAGCTTCCACGTGTTGAAAAACGAATACGGCGCCTTCGATGGCAACTACCGGGTGCAACACCACAGCACCTATATGGCAGAAATCATCGAGGCCGGCGGGCTTAATCTGGGTCAGCACAAAGGCGACAGCGTGACCTATCACGATCCTTGCTACCTGGGTCGCTACAACGGCGAATACGAGGCGCCGCGCCAGGTGCTGCGTGCGCTGGGTATCGAGGTCAAGGAGATGCAGCGTTCCGGTTTCCGTTCGCGTTGCTGCGGCGGTGGCGGCGGTGCGCCGATCACCGACATCCCTGGCAAACAGCGGATTCCCGACATGCGTATGGAAGACATCCGCGAAACCGGCGCCGAACTGGTGGCCGTGGGTTGTCCACAATGCACCGCGATGCTTGAGGGCGTGGTCGAACCACGGCCGCTGATCAAGGACATCGCCGAGTTGGTGGCCGATGCCCTGCTCGAAGACACCGCCCCGAGCAAGCCCGTGACTCCAGCCAAACGTGAACCCGCGGAGGTGCATTAA
- a CDS encoding DUF3010 family protein has translation MKTCGIEIKGSEAIIAVASLDQLALTHVALNTKKIALDDDDEAANVKAFAAQVRAFVAEHGIERIAIKKRSKKGEFAGGPTTFKIEGVFQLLEDCEVTLLSPQTINAQHKKHDFALPATLNKYQHEAYKAACSALLKK, from the coding sequence ATGAAAACCTGCGGCATCGAAATCAAAGGCAGCGAAGCGATCATCGCCGTTGCCTCGCTGGATCAGCTGGCCTTGACCCACGTCGCGCTGAACACCAAGAAAATCGCCCTGGACGACGATGACGAAGCCGCCAACGTCAAGGCGTTTGCCGCTCAGGTGCGGGCATTCGTGGCTGAGCATGGTATCGAACGCATCGCCATCAAGAAGCGCAGCAAGAAAGGCGAGTTCGCCGGCGGACCGACCACGTTCAAGATTGAAGGGGTTTTTCAATTGCTGGAGGATTGCGAGGTGACGCTGCTGTCACCGCAGACCATCAACGCGCAGCACAAGAAACATGACTTCGCCTTGCCAGCGACGCTGAACAAATATCAGCATGAGGCCTACAAGGCAGCGTGTTCGGCGTTGCTGAAAAAATAA